Proteins co-encoded in one Amia ocellicauda isolate fAmiCal2 chromosome 11, fAmiCal2.hap1, whole genome shotgun sequence genomic window:
- the LOC136762995 gene encoding polyadenylate-binding protein-interacting protein 2, translating to MKDPSRSSNTPSIISDDMIINGQSHDEDNPFAEYMWMENEEEFNRQIEEELWEEEFIERCFQEMLEEEEEHEWFIPARDLPQTINQLQDQLNGLVIGDGGVREELVVNSNLNPNAKEFVPGVKY from the exons ATGAAAGACCCCAGCCGCAGCAGCAATACTCCCAGCAtaatcagcgatgacatgatcATCAATGGACAATCCCATGATGAGGATAACCCATTTGCAGAGTACATGTGGATGGAGAATGAAGAGGAGTTTAATAGACAG ATTGAGGAGGAACTCTGGGAAGAGGAGTTTATTGAGCGTTGTTTTCAAGAGATGctggaagaagaagaggaacaTGAGTGGTTCATTCCTGCCCGAGATCTTCCACAAACCATTAACCAGCTGCAGGACCAGCTCAATGGATTGGTCATCGGCGATGGTGGTGTTCGAGAAGAACTGGTG GTCAACAGTAATTTGAACCCCAATGCAAAAGAATTTGTACCTGGTGTTAAGTACTGA